Proteins encoded within one genomic window of Arachis ipaensis cultivar K30076 chromosome B08, Araip1.1, whole genome shotgun sequence:
- the LOC110265419 gene encoding uncharacterized protein LOC110265419 — MDTTQRNEAPMREGNEDVAAKFKESSEIIVIYLNLQLSLISFFKDDKAGQDFFATHPNVVMAMVFFIQLLFFVGLLGTMLPGQVSMKILRWIILVLGGVSSVLVQTMMI, encoded by the exons ATGGATACTACACAGAGAAATGAAGCTCCAATGAG GGAGGGAAACGAAGACGTGGCTGCTAAGTTCAAAGAATCATCGGAAATCATTGTTATATATCTCAACCTTCAGCTTTCTCTCATTTCCTTCTTCAAAGATGATAAAGCCGGTCAAGATTTCTTCGCAACCCACCCCAATGTTGTGATGGCTATGGTTTTCTTTATTCAGCTCTTGTTCTTTGTGGGGCTTCTGGGAACAATGCTTCCCGGCCAGGTCTCGATGAAGATCCTACGGTGGATCATACTAGTTCTTGGAGGAGTGTCCTCTGTTTTGGTTCAGACTATGATGATATAG